The following coding sequences lie in one Hippopotamus amphibius kiboko isolate mHipAmp2 chromosome 17, mHipAmp2.hap2, whole genome shotgun sequence genomic window:
- the LOC130840223 gene encoding keratin-associated protein 2-3-like: MTGSCCGSISSSLGCGGGCYQPCCYRDPCGCRPVSCQTTVCRPVTCVPRCTRSIWEPCRRPVCCDPCSLQDGCCRPITCCPTSCRAVVRRPRCWATTCCQPISVPSPCCRPRCCQPAPCRTTCRTYPCC; this comes from the coding sequence ATGACCGGCTCCTGCTGtggctccatctcctcctccctgggctgTGGCGGAGGCTGCTACCAGCCCTGCTGCTACCGCGACCCCTGCGGCTGCCGCCCCGTGTCCTGCCAGACCACCGTGTGCCGCCCTGTGACCTGTGTGCCCCGCTGCACGCGCTCCATCTGGGAGCCCTGCCGCCGCCCAGTCTGCTGCGACCCGTGCAGCCTGCAGGACGGCTGCTGCCGCCCCATCACCTGCTGCCCCACGTCCTGCCGGGCCGTGGTCCGCCGCCCCCGCTGCTGGGCCACCACCTGCTGCCAGCCCATCTCTGTGCCGTCCCCATGCTGCCGCCCCCGCTGCTGCCAGCCCGCCCCCTGCCGCACCACCTGCAGGACCTACCCGTGCTGCTGA